From one Paenibacillus sp. FSL K6-1330 genomic stretch:
- a CDS encoding metal ABC transporter ATP-binding protein has translation MSVLQVQDLNASYRKNKVLHHVSFNVEQGSLTSIVGPNGAGKSTLLKVMLELHPKLSGNVSFFGSSLSKTKTRVGYVPQRGSVDWDFPTDALDVVMMGLYGRVGWLKRPNKSHKEKAMASLDQMGMADFADRQISQLSGGQQQRVFLARALVQDADLYFMDEPLAGVDAATERAIMTTLKDLKMAGKTVMVVHHDLQTVEDYFDHVLLLNRTVIAHGKTEDVFTKEHVYRAYGGSLRWMKEA, from the coding sequence TGCTCCACCATGTCTCCTTTAATGTGGAACAAGGCTCTTTAACCAGTATTGTCGGGCCGAATGGCGCCGGTAAATCAACGCTGTTAAAGGTCATGCTGGAGCTTCACCCCAAGCTGTCCGGTAATGTCTCATTTTTTGGATCAAGCTTAAGCAAAACCAAGACTCGTGTCGGTTATGTGCCGCAGCGCGGATCCGTGGATTGGGATTTCCCGACCGATGCACTGGATGTTGTCATGATGGGTTTATATGGCCGGGTGGGCTGGTTGAAGCGACCGAACAAGAGCCATAAGGAAAAAGCGATGGCATCGCTGGATCAAATGGGCATGGCGGACTTTGCCGACCGGCAGATCAGCCAGCTCTCCGGCGGACAGCAGCAGCGCGTATTCCTCGCTAGGGCGCTTGTCCAGGATGCCGACCTCTATTTCATGGATGAGCCGTTAGCCGGAGTGGATGCTGCAACCGAGCGGGCTATTATGACCACGCTGAAGGATCTGAAAATGGCCGGTAAAACCGTAATGGTTGTCCATCATGATCTCCAGACGGTTGAGGATTATTTTGACCATGTGCTGCTCCTGAACCGTACGGTCATTGCGCATGGGAAGACGGAAGACGTATTCACGAAGGAACATGTATACCGCGCCTACGGCGGTTCGCTTCGCTGGATGAAGGAGGCGTAA
- a CDS encoding metal ABC transporter permease produces MLNSLLSPNTQWVLLSTLILGMAAGMIGCLAYWKRQSLMSDALSHAALPGVVVAFALTGSKNLLVMILGAAASALIGAWMIQWIRTSSRIKEDTAMGMILSVFFGLGIMLLTIVNRTAGGNQSGLDNFIFGQAASMVRKDVFTMLILAALVILVVSIGFKEWKLFLFDPDFARGLGLNSRLMNTLYMGVLVLVIVIGIQAVGVILMAAMLIIPSVSARYWTQSFKMMVILSAIFGGGSGFVGTLVSTMGKGWPTGPFIVVASSVLFTVSLIFGAEKGLLIQALQLRSQKKEHMDSHNQPVLSPRLSERGGNQ; encoded by the coding sequence ATGCTGAATTCATTATTATCTCCAAACACGCAATGGGTGCTATTGAGCACGTTAATCCTGGGCATGGCAGCTGGCATGATTGGCTGTCTCGCCTATTGGAAGCGGCAAAGTTTGATGAGTGACGCGTTGTCTCATGCGGCTCTTCCCGGTGTGGTGGTTGCTTTTGCATTGACGGGAAGCAAGAATCTGCTGGTGATGATACTCGGGGCTGCTGCCAGCGCATTAATCGGGGCCTGGATGATCCAGTGGATCCGTACCTCCAGCCGCATTAAGGAAGATACGGCCATGGGCATGATTCTATCTGTATTTTTCGGATTGGGCATTATGCTGCTTACAATTGTGAACCGTACAGCGGGCGGGAATCAGAGCGGACTGGATAACTTTATTTTCGGCCAGGCTGCGTCCATGGTTCGTAAGGATGTTTTTACGATGCTCATCCTGGCAGCTTTAGTTATTCTGGTCGTCTCGATTGGCTTTAAGGAATGGAAGCTGTTTCTGTTTGATCCCGATTTTGCCCGGGGATTAGGGTTGAATAGCCGTCTGATGAATACACTCTATATGGGGGTGCTCGTTCTCGTCATCGTCATTGGCATTCAGGCTGTCGGCGTCATTCTGATGGCGGCCATGCTAATCATACCTTCCGTCAGCGCAAGATATTGGACTCAATCCTTTAAAATGATGGTCATTTTGTCGGCTATATTTGGAGGCGGCTCCGGGTTTGTTGGTACCCTGGTCAGCACAATGGGGAAAGGATGGCCAACAGGACCGTTTATCGTTGTAGCCTCTTCTGTATTGTTCACGGTTTCCCTGATCTTCGGTGCTGAGAAGGGGTTGCTGATCCAGGCACTGCAGCTCCGCTCTCAGAAAAAAGAACATATGGACTCCCATAACCAACCTGTTTTAAGTCCCCGGCTGTCCGAAAGGGGGGGCAATCAATGA
- a CDS encoding metal ABC transporter permease, which translates to MTYTGWILLTASLVGLSCGIVGVFLILRRMAMMADAISHTVLLGIVTAFIVTRELSGPHMLIGAIIAGLLTAVLVQWFHSRGVQQDASIGVVFTTLFAIGVILIATQVGNAHLDTKHALMGEITFVPWELIHVPLLGEVPKATFMLAAVLLVVLIVILAFYKEWKITSFDPALAASIGIPVVLMHYVFMSLVSITTVASFDAVGAIMVVAMLITPAAAAYLWTDKLSIMLVLSGAFGVISAFMGYYVALWLDTSISGSMAFATGIVFILSFLFSPRHGVLSRYLHKFNTHGSEEKLNGVS; encoded by the coding sequence ATGACCTACACAGGATGGATATTGCTTACGGCCTCTCTCGTCGGATTGTCTTGCGGTATCGTTGGCGTGTTCCTGATATTGCGCAGAATGGCGATGATGGCTGATGCTATCAGTCATACTGTACTGCTTGGAATCGTAACGGCGTTTATCGTCACAAGAGAACTAAGCGGACCTCATATGCTGATCGGTGCGATTATTGCCGGATTGCTGACAGCGGTCCTCGTTCAATGGTTTCATTCCCGGGGCGTTCAGCAGGATGCATCTATCGGTGTTGTGTTTACAACCTTGTTTGCGATTGGCGTCATCCTGATTGCAACTCAGGTGGGCAATGCGCATCTGGATACCAAGCATGCCCTCATGGGCGAGATTACGTTTGTGCCTTGGGAATTGATACACGTCCCTCTATTAGGGGAGGTGCCAAAAGCTACCTTCATGCTGGCAGCCGTGCTCCTCGTCGTGCTTATCGTCATCCTGGCTTTCTATAAGGAATGGAAGATTACGTCCTTTGATCCGGCTTTGGCGGCTAGTATCGGCATTCCTGTCGTACTCATGCACTATGTATTTATGTCGCTGGTCTCCATCACAACGGTTGCATCGTTTGATGCCGTGGGAGCGATCATGGTGGTGGCTATGCTTATAACACCTGCCGCCGCGGCCTATCTATGGACGGATAAACTCTCCATCATGCTGGTGTTAAGCGGAGCATTCGGCGTCATTTCTGCATTCATGGGTTACTATGTCGCGTTATGGCTGGACACCTCCATCTCAGGCTCTATGGCATTTGCCACAGGAATTGTATTTATTCTCAGCTTTCTGTTCTCTCCGAGACATGGCGTGCTTTCCCGTTATCTTCATAAATTTAATACGCACGGCAGCGAAGAGAAACTGAACGGTGTATCCTAA
- a CDS encoding GNAT family protein, which yields MQMESTRLVIRDFQEEDFASIHAYASDPLVTEYTMWGPNTEEDTLEYLKEIRQMKEQSPRDSYELAIVLKDSGRLIGGVGLHRSKTNAELGYCLNSAYWRQGYATEAASVMCRFGFKELGVHRIYATCRPGNIGSAAVMRHIGMKQEGHLRQHLWFKGAYHDSYLFSILKDEFEI from the coding sequence ATGCAGATGGAGTCAACAAGACTGGTAATCCGGGATTTTCAGGAGGAGGATTTTGCCAGTATTCATGCCTACGCCTCTGACCCGTTAGTGACCGAGTATACGATGTGGGGACCGAATACGGAAGAGGATACCTTAGAATATTTAAAGGAAATCCGCCAAATGAAAGAGCAGAGTCCCCGTGACAGTTATGAACTGGCGATCGTGCTGAAAGATAGCGGCCGTTTAATCGGGGGTGTGGGTCTTCACCGATCGAAGACGAACGCAGAGCTTGGGTACTGCTTGAATTCCGCCTATTGGCGACAGGGTTATGCTACGGAAGCTGCTAGCGTCATGTGCCGTTTTGGTTTTAAGGAGCTGGGAGTTCATCGGATCTACGCCACCTGCAGGCCGGGAAACATCGGGTCAGCAGCGGTTATGCGTCATATCGGAATGAAGCAGGAAGGGCATCTTCGGCAGCACCTATGGTTTAAAGGGGCTTACCATGATTCCTATTTATTCTCCATCCTCAAAGATGAATTCGAGATCTAA
- a CDS encoding NUDIX hydrolase, translated as MDNTELLIRHNGISIYEEASGKVYYTKENHVSVVVLAKHGDQLLLIRQYRAAVDDYVIQLPGGGVFEEEDLESAARREMLEETGCTCGKLYYLGKLYPASWRCNEVAHVYYTDEVISQADQQLEGYERIDVVRMSVTECLHRIKENELQDSELVFAMMQGLLKGFFQHI; from the coding sequence ATGGATAATACCGAATTGTTGATCCGTCATAACGGAATTTCGATTTACGAGGAAGCGTCAGGTAAAGTGTATTATACCAAAGAGAATCATGTGTCCGTTGTTGTTCTGGCTAAGCATGGCGATCAACTGCTGCTAATCCGTCAATATCGCGCCGCCGTGGATGACTACGTCATTCAGTTACCCGGCGGTGGCGTATTCGAGGAGGAGGACCTGGAATCGGCAGCACGCCGAGAGATGCTGGAAGAAACGGGCTGCACATGCGGCAAGCTTTATTATCTGGGCAAGCTGTATCCGGCGTCCTGGAGATGCAATGAAGTCGCCCATGTTTATTATACCGATGAGGTGATAAGTCAAGCGGATCAACAGCTCGAGGGATACGAGCGTATTGACGTAGTAAGAATGAGCGTAACGGAATGCCTGCACCGGATTAAGGAGAACGAGCTGCAGGACTCCGAGCTGGTCTTTGCGATGATGCAAGGTTTGCTCAAGGGCTTCTTTCAGCATATATAA
- a CDS encoding glycosyltransferase family 4 protein: protein MGRHLLIYDVDWWILGKNAKVIQQYHPSLDLMSMSELDLYLAHKSSGALNHQYEHISAMCLGIAAYCIFKNVRIDSAVAVSYYYFSQHYEIFREWVDELIPDPDFLRLVIPKIGKIGAINQRLALTLQAVAPNASVEYIGHFVDEKLFQPSPTARLNNTSFVIGWAGDPSKISKNYNTLYMRIKEHFKNEERVTFIETSRSYTYEDMPNFYHKLDLLLITGANEGSGATALEAYACGVPVLSTNVGNVKNAAHPNAYALILDSDDPDDFIRSIRHWLNHSVELQEIGRQCRRQIESGWSIEHAMSRWLKVLFKK from the coding sequence ATGGGAAGGCACTTGCTGATCTATGATGTAGACTGGTGGATCCTTGGCAAAAATGCCAAAGTTATTCAGCAGTACCATCCATCTCTGGACCTAATGTCTATGAGTGAATTGGATCTGTATCTGGCGCATAAGAGCAGTGGGGCGTTAAATCACCAATATGAACACATATCTGCCATGTGTCTTGGCATTGCAGCTTATTGTATCTTCAAGAATGTACGGATCGATTCAGCAGTAGCCGTTTCCTACTATTATTTCAGTCAGCATTATGAAATCTTTCGAGAATGGGTGGATGAACTTATTCCAGATCCTGACTTTCTTAGATTGGTTATTCCTAAAATTGGTAAGATAGGCGCCATAAATCAGAGGCTGGCTTTAACCTTGCAGGCCGTAGCTCCGAACGCATCTGTTGAATATATAGGTCATTTCGTGGATGAAAAGTTGTTTCAACCATCGCCTACAGCTCGATTAAACAACACTTCATTCGTTATTGGATGGGCTGGAGATCCCTCGAAAATCTCTAAAAATTACAACACATTGTACATGCGAATTAAAGAACATTTCAAGAATGAGGAACGGGTCACTTTTATTGAAACTTCTAGATCCTATACCTATGAGGATATGCCGAATTTTTATCATAAGCTGGATTTGTTGTTGATCACGGGGGCCAACGAAGGAAGTGGAGCAACGGCGCTGGAAGCGTATGCTTGCGGGGTACCGGTTCTTTCCACGAATGTTGGTAATGTAAAGAACGCAGCTCACCCGAATGCTTATGCGTTGATTCTGGATAGTGACGATCCTGATGATTTTATACGCTCGATTAGACATTGGTTGAATCACTCGGTAGAGCTTCAAGAAATTGGACGGCAATGCAGGAGACAAATAGAATCAGGCTGGAGCATTGAGCATGCAATGAGCCGATGGCTCAAGGTATTGTTCAAAAAATAA
- a CDS encoding galactosyltransferase-related protein, with the protein MFDQVSVLIPYQSDNGGPRDAAFRWVLDFYTRTMPDIEVCIGKVSGNPFSRSKAINCAARQATRNKFIIADCDVVYDPNLVLESISYLNDYQWVIPFSRILRLPEEASKLVLAQTPGWPISTELGNRDENSAYYFGGLNVLQRSAYEAVGGYDERFIGWGGEDEAFAYALDTLIGTHVRLDGEMVHFWHPFVGPEGNPHYETNYALYKKYKEAKGLVQSMRKLIPKK; encoded by the coding sequence ATGTTTGACCAAGTTTCCGTTCTGATTCCCTACCAGTCGGATAATGGGGGGCCGAGGGATGCTGCATTCAGGTGGGTATTGGATTTCTACACACGGACGATGCCGGATATAGAAGTATGCATCGGAAAAGTCTCTGGTAATCCATTCAGCAGGTCGAAAGCCATTAACTGTGCAGCACGTCAAGCAACCAGAAATAAGTTCATCATTGCAGATTGCGATGTTGTATATGATCCAAATCTTGTGCTGGAATCTATATCTTACTTGAATGACTATCAATGGGTTATCCCATTCAGCCGTATTTTACGGCTGCCAGAGGAGGCTTCAAAGCTAGTCCTGGCTCAGACACCTGGTTGGCCGATCTCTACGGAGCTGGGAAATCGAGATGAGAATAGTGCTTATTATTTTGGAGGATTAAATGTATTACAACGAAGTGCATATGAAGCAGTCGGGGGATATGATGAACGGTTTATCGGCTGGGGTGGGGAGGATGAAGCGTTCGCATACGCACTGGACACTCTTATCGGAACTCACGTCCGACTTGACGGGGAAATGGTGCACTTCTGGCACCCATTTGTTGGACCCGAAGGCAATCCCCATTATGAAACCAACTATGCCTTATATAAAAAATACAAAGAGGCAAAGGGACTTGTTCAATCTATGCGCAAACTGATTCCAAAAAAATAA
- a CDS encoding glycosyltransferase, translating to MKLSVIVPVLNEETFVPLYIESVSRFANEIIIVDGGSTDDTLKHIERLQNLCTIRLFRFQQIGMPYTEDWNESLVRNFLIDQAQGDWIMNLDIDELMDDRFKEVLPQLMGNKEVDIYQFPFVNFWGDPWTIRINSLGDERWSNDITRMWRANKGIRYRDEKHHCTLEAAEGQSIWSIPRGRSDVFIYHYHYALGRKIKFNDNRRKDVNLLENEGMPDWSYKHSEYEIVTAPFQGQHPEVVRRYLKAIGFEPH from the coding sequence ATGAAACTGTCGGTGATTGTACCGGTATTGAATGAAGAAACGTTCGTCCCTTTATATATTGAAAGCGTGAGTCGTTTTGCTAATGAAATAATTATAGTGGATGGAGGAAGCACAGATGACACTTTGAAGCATATTGAGCGGTTACAGAATCTTTGTACGATCCGGCTATTTCGTTTCCAGCAGATCGGGATGCCGTACACCGAGGATTGGAATGAATCCCTAGTACGTAATTTTCTGATTGATCAGGCACAAGGAGACTGGATCATGAACTTGGATATCGATGAACTAATGGATGATCGTTTTAAGGAGGTACTGCCGCAACTTATGGGCAATAAAGAGGTGGATATATACCAGTTCCCGTTCGTCAATTTCTGGGGAGATCCGTGGACAATTCGGATTAACAGTCTAGGCGATGAGCGTTGGTCCAATGATATAACGAGGATGTGGAGGGCGAATAAAGGAATCCGTTATCGTGACGAGAAACATCATTGTACGCTAGAGGCGGCCGAGGGCCAGAGTATATGGAGCATTCCAAGAGGGCGAAGTGATGTGTTTATATACCACTACCATTACGCTTTAGGAAGAAAGATCAAATTTAATGATAATCGGAGAAAAGACGTTAATTTACTCGAAAACGAAGGTATGCCAGATTGGAGTTACAAGCATTCCGAATACGAGATTGTCACAGCGCCGTTTCAAGGTCAGCATCCTGAAGTGGTTCGGCGTTACCTGAAGGCAATTGGATTCGAACCTCATTAA
- a CDS encoding glycosyltransferase codes for MNKIMVNRRRSSTNRMRPRQIKHRKSTPKVNKKKRSVHSVPLVSLSQSTHQQSADPFQSASAPKSSAPPVSEVIMPTKAPLYDIIRFPVIDWQFRWQRPQQLSEQFAQQGHRVFYVTTEIIGLRKEEASKEEVSRLVNIKNIDRNVWLVTLCANQPLNLYKDKMSHWDIQYLKWSIEHVRAKFGISQLVSIVDLPFWTPLVMAMEQHQIVYDCMDHHAGFSTNEPEMLHQEERLLREAGLVVTSSQHLYDWATAYNPSTVLIRNAADITHFSMPPKEPLMELESIEQPIIGYYGAISDWFDIRLIETVARNRPEWTFVLIGHTFGCDTSQIEKLDNVIFLGEKPYHELPSYLHRFQVALIPFMKNMLTKATNPVKLYEYLAAGKPVVSTHLPEVEAIASDIVSIAHTPKEFEQAIQEALQDTGTELIKRKQDFVRHNNWVQRYKVLNENIIQHLFPKVSVIIVVHNKWSYTEQCLRSLFQKGHYPNLEVVIVDNASTDQTSLQLKALSNPLIKVISSPDNLGFAAGNTLGCQKSTGQYMILLNNDTIVPDGSWISRLLRPFHEDPQIGMTGPMSNCVGNDQALDHFIGDTVYGADARWLHDFYELYRQKIRYTDLLGFFCVAIKRSVWEQVGALDPAYGIGMFEDDDYCERVRYAGYRLAIVEDAFVYHYGSATIKELRPQVYESIWNDNKAYYEQKWNKSWRTPKGPHSTFHLADQPEDIANRVRDTGKQFALVLGEKIWETNSRRWQKIVKGLTEDENLYVIVYTHVYHGNQVIGTRKVGPQLYFTNRIDLFSLVTFDHVLYCGSTDIFPHLYSDHFVADSLCYHDHQLIALLSRLPEIDVLKDTQVTQVVRNVISLTKNI; via the coding sequence TTGAATAAAATCATGGTCAACCGTCGCAGATCTTCGACTAATCGCATGAGGCCTCGTCAGATTAAGCATCGTAAATCAACTCCTAAGGTGAACAAGAAGAAACGGTCGGTTCACTCGGTACCTCTGGTATCCCTATCACAATCAACTCATCAACAATCCGCTGACCCGTTTCAATCCGCGTCTGCTCCTAAATCGTCTGCGCCTCCGGTATCGGAGGTTATCATGCCAACGAAAGCTCCCCTATACGATATTATTCGCTTTCCTGTCATTGACTGGCAGTTCCGATGGCAACGTCCACAACAATTATCAGAACAATTCGCTCAACAGGGGCATCGTGTCTTCTATGTAACAACAGAGATCATTGGTTTACGCAAGGAAGAGGCTTCCAAAGAAGAGGTAAGCCGCTTAGTCAACATCAAGAACATCGATCGAAACGTATGGCTCGTTACTCTGTGCGCAAATCAGCCTCTAAATCTATATAAAGATAAGATGAGTCATTGGGATATCCAATACCTGAAATGGTCTATTGAGCACGTACGAGCCAAATTCGGCATATCCCAATTGGTATCCATTGTTGATTTGCCGTTCTGGACACCACTTGTCATGGCTATGGAGCAACATCAAATCGTGTATGATTGCATGGATCATCATGCGGGCTTCTCGACAAATGAGCCCGAAATGCTCCATCAGGAGGAACGCCTGCTTCGGGAAGCGGGACTTGTCGTAACGTCTTCTCAGCACTTGTATGATTGGGCTACTGCATATAATCCATCCACCGTTCTTATCCGCAACGCAGCAGATATTACTCACTTTTCGATGCCGCCCAAAGAACCTTTGATGGAGCTTGAGTCCATAGAGCAACCGATAATCGGTTACTATGGGGCGATTTCCGACTGGTTCGATATACGTCTAATCGAAACAGTGGCTAGAAATCGACCGGAATGGACATTTGTTCTGATCGGACACACTTTTGGTTGTGATACCTCTCAGATCGAGAAGCTGGACAACGTAATATTTTTGGGCGAAAAGCCCTATCATGAGCTTCCGAGCTATTTACATCGATTCCAAGTAGCGTTAATTCCTTTCATGAAGAATATGCTTACTAAGGCTACCAATCCTGTTAAACTGTACGAATATCTAGCTGCAGGAAAACCAGTCGTATCTACCCACCTTCCAGAAGTTGAAGCAATTGCTTCCGATATTGTCTCCATAGCACATACACCGAAGGAATTCGAGCAGGCGATTCAAGAAGCGCTTCAGGACACCGGTACGGAATTAATCAAACGCAAGCAAGATTTCGTCCGGCATAATAACTGGGTTCAAAGATACAAGGTTTTGAACGAAAACATTATCCAGCATCTGTTTCCCAAGGTTAGCGTTATTATTGTTGTTCATAATAAATGGTCATACACTGAGCAGTGTCTTCGTAGTTTGTTTCAAAAGGGGCATTATCCTAACCTTGAAGTTGTTATTGTTGATAATGCCTCGACGGATCAGACTTCTCTACAACTTAAAGCACTTAGCAATCCGCTAATTAAAGTTATATCGTCTCCTGATAATCTTGGTTTTGCCGCAGGCAACACACTTGGATGCCAGAAGTCGACGGGCCAGTATATGATTCTGCTAAACAACGATACCATCGTACCAGATGGCAGTTGGATTTCCAGATTGCTTCGGCCATTTCACGAAGACCCGCAAATCGGAATGACGGGTCCCATGTCCAATTGTGTGGGTAATGATCAAGCGCTTGATCATTTCATAGGCGACACAGTATACGGGGCCGATGCTCGTTGGTTACATGATTTTTATGAATTGTACCGTCAGAAAATCAGATATACCGATTTACTTGGATTTTTCTGTGTGGCTATAAAACGGAGTGTATGGGAACAAGTTGGGGCTCTTGATCCGGCCTATGGAATTGGCATGTTCGAGGATGATGATTACTGTGAGCGTGTCCGATATGCAGGATACCGTCTGGCTATCGTTGAGGATGCTTTTGTATATCATTACGGCAGTGCCACCATTAAAGAATTGAGGCCGCAGGTGTACGAATCGATATGGAATGATAATAAGGCATACTATGAACAGAAATGGAACAAATCCTGGAGAACACCGAAAGGTCCCCACAGCACCTTTCATTTAGCGGATCAGCCAGAGGATATTGCGAATCGAGTCCGAGATACAGGGAAGCAGTTCGCATTGGTTCTGGGTGAAAAAATATGGGAGACAAATTCAAGACGATGGCAGAAAATCGTCAAAGGATTGACTGAGGATGAGAATCTTTATGTCATCGTATATACGCATGTATATCACGGCAACCAAGTCATTGGTACGCGCAAAGTGGGGCCTCAACTGTACTTCACAAACCGAATCGATTTATTCTCGCTTGTCACATTTGATCATGTGCTGTACTGCGGTTCAACCGACATTTTCCCACACCTGTATTCTGATCACTTTGTCGCGGATTCGCTTTGTTATCACGATCATCAGCTTATAGCTCTTTTATCCCGCTTACCCGAAATCGATGTGTTGAAGGACACACAAGTGACTCAAGTTGTCCGCAATGTCATCTCGCTTACAAAAAATATATAA
- a CDS encoding glycosyltransferase family 2 protein, which produces MLVFILPGLYPHLSVNTASSVQRVFSYAQSIVIPSEEEAAAIMNETLSLETDPWFVTLYAGDSVQPHANKEIERWLSTCSDRSAGCIMNPVSITGQPALSNHSHLPSSPFPRGPLLWRTEMVMNGQIPGFTTKEQLPFQKYVLIDKQIQLSTRYEWTEVDSDGILYHQRAAPAWMREAEEWNAISPLLHASSRVQYIDERQNSPIVTIALCTYNDGEYLPWAIRSVLSQTITAWELIIVDDGSSDDTSSILARLPVDSRINTVRQNQNLGKAHALNRALQMARGSWFLELDADDWMSPDCLEVLLHEACKERNVGVFYANHVEWLERMNKQLLYQGIRTGPSHFSSRRLLAEAVAVAPRMFNVSILKQVGGWNTMVPFEGRLYEDIEMLSKVSCFHPVHHVPQPLYHRRLRSSSMTHRHLNYYEKWKNAMSDILN; this is translated from the coding sequence ATGCTGGTGTTTATTCTTCCAGGTTTATATCCTCATTTAAGCGTAAATACCGCGTCCTCGGTTCAACGTGTATTTTCATATGCCCAATCTATAGTGATCCCTAGCGAAGAAGAGGCTGCAGCGATCATGAATGAGACGCTATCCCTGGAGACTGATCCGTGGTTCGTGACCCTCTATGCGGGAGATTCTGTTCAGCCACATGCAAACAAAGAAATCGAACGATGGCTTAGTACATGCAGTGACCGCTCAGCCGGCTGCATAATGAATCCCGTTTCTATTACAGGTCAACCGGCTCTATCCAACCACAGTCATCTTCCATCCTCCCCTTTTCCCCGTGGACCCCTGTTATGGCGCACGGAGATGGTCATGAATGGGCAGATACCGGGTTTTACGACAAAAGAGCAGCTGCCATTCCAGAAGTACGTGTTGATCGATAAACAGATCCAGCTGTCCACCCGATATGAATGGACGGAAGTTGATTCCGATGGGATCCTATACCATCAACGCGCTGCCCCTGCTTGGATGAGGGAAGCTGAGGAATGGAACGCAATCTCCCCGCTTCTCCATGCTTCATCCCGTGTTCAGTATATAGATGAAAGACAAAACTCTCCAATAGTTACCATTGCTCTATGCACATATAACGACGGTGAATACTTGCCATGGGCTATTCGCTCCGTATTATCACAGACGATCACAGCTTGGGAGCTGATCATTGTCGATGACGGTTCAAGTGATGATACTTCAAGTATTCTGGCGAGACTCCCTGTTGATTCAAGAATAAATACAGTGAGACAAAATCAAAACCTGGGTAAAGCTCATGCCCTGAACAGAGCACTTCAAATGGCGAGGGGTTCCTGGTTTCTTGAGTTGGATGCCGATGATTGGATGTCACCTGATTGTCTGGAAGTCCTTCTACATGAAGCATGCAAGGAGCGGAATGTTGGTGTATTCTATGCGAATCATGTTGAATGGCTTGAGCGGATGAATAAACAGCTCCTTTACCAGGGTATCAGAACTGGACCATCCCATTTCTCCTCCAGGCGACTCCTCGCTGAAGCCGTTGCAGTCGCCCCAAGAATGTTCAACGTCTCTATACTCAAGCAGGTAGGAGGTTGGAACACCATGGTCCCTTTCGAAGGACGTCTATACGAAGATATCGAGATGTTATCCAAGGTTTCCTGCTTCCATCCGGTTCATCATGTTCCTCAACCGCTCTATCATAGAAGGTTAAGAAGCTCCAGCATGACACATCGGCATCTTAATTACTATGAGAAATGGAAGAACGCCATGAGCGACATATTGAATTAG